The region AAACAGGCGTAGGAAAAGCGTTAATGACCAAACTAGAGCAACACCTAGCTAAAGTAGCCAAGTATGGAGCAACAATTGGCTTATTTAGCGCGCAGGGCAAAGAAGCGTTTTATCACCAGTACGGTTATGTTGAACGAACAGGAGAGCCTTTAGGTTTAGGCATGTGTAAGTTTGTTAGCTAGCGCAAACAAGGGCAGCGCTAGCTCAATACCACCTAGGAAATAGCTTATGATAAAAATTAATCAACAACAGCTCAATCAAGCAGTTAAACAGCATATTATCAGCGCGCAACAAGCAGATGAGCTGTATTCCTTTTTAAGTGCGCAGCAAGCCCATATCGCGCAATTTACATTTACCCATGTGCTGTACTATTTTGGTGGTTTAATTGCCATTGGTGCCATGAGTTTGTTTATGACCTTAGGTTGGTCGACTTTTGGTGGTGCTGGCATTCTCGCGATTTCGCTTGCCTACGCGGCTATTGGCTTGTGGTTAACACACCGTTTCGCCAATAAACAGCTAATTATTCCCGCTGGTATTTGCGCTACTTTTGTCACTTGCTTGACGCCTTTGGCAGTATTTGGCTTGCAGCAGTGGTTAGGATTTTGGCCAAGCGATACCAACTATCGCGACTATCATAGCTACATTCATTGGCACTGGCTTTATATGGAGCTTGCCACCTTAGCAGTAGGTACCATGATCGCATGGCGCTATCGATACCCGTTTTTGGTGATGCCTATTGCCGTAACACTGTGGTACTTAACCATGGACTTGAGCGTTATGATCGTCGGTGGCAATAGTTATGACGCAAGCTGGGAGCTGCGCAAAATGGTATCTATGTATACCGGATTACTGATGCTTGGGTTGGCATTCTGGATTGACATGCGCACACGAGCAACAAGCCCGCTGAGCCAACAAGACTATGCCTTTTGGATTTACTTATTCGGCGTTATCGCTTTTTGGGGTGGATTATCACTGCAAAACTCAGACAGTGAGCTGGCAAAGTTTGGCTACTTTATCATCAACTTGGTGATGATCGGCCTTGGTGTTTTGCTGGTGCGACGGGTCTTTGTTGTGTTTGGTGCGTTTGGCAGCTGTATTTACCTTGGCCACTTGGCGCATAGTGTGTTTGAAGACAGCTGGCTATTCCCTATCGTGCTATCAGTGATCGGACTACTGGTGATTTACTTAGGTGTGTTATGGCAAAAACATGAACAAGCCATTAGCCAAGGTGCACAGTCCATATTGCCTAAAGCACTACAACAATTGCTGGCCAGTAAACGATAAACCGCACTCATGCTAAGGTTCAAAAAGATGCAACGCATTGTCGTCATCGGCTCTAGTTGCAGCGGTAAATCGACATTTGCCCAGCAATTGGCTGAAAAGCTGAATGTCACCTACGTGGAATTAGATGCGCTGCATTGGCTGCCTAACTGGCAAGAGCGATGCGATGATGAATTTCGCCTGCTTGTCAAAGACGCAGCCAATAAAACAGACTGGGTAATTGATGGGAA is a window of Thalassotalea euphylliae DNA encoding:
- a CDS encoding DUF2157 domain-containing protein; the protein is MKINQQQLNQAVKQHIISAQQADELYSFLSAQQAHIAQFTFTHVLYYFGGLIAIGAMSLFMTLGWSTFGGAGILAISLAYAAIGLWLTHRFANKQLIIPAGICATFVTCLTPLAVFGLQQWLGFWPSDTNYRDYHSYIHWHWLYMELATLAVGTMIAWRYRYPFLVMPIAVTLWYLTMDLSVMIVGGNSYDASWELRKMVSMYTGLLMLGLAFWIDMRTRATSPLSQQDYAFWIYLFGVIAFWGGLSLQNSDSELAKFGYFIINLVMIGLGVLLVRRVFVVFGAFGSCIYLGHLAHSVFEDSWLFPIVLSVIGLLVIYLGVLWQKHEQAISQGAQSILPKALQQLLASKR